A window of the Schlesneria paludicola DSM 18645 genome harbors these coding sequences:
- a CDS encoding alkaline phosphatase family protein translates to MSFVSYRASKFSLQIVVCTGLLILAIPQPAMAYVGPGAGFALAGSFLAVFAAIFSAFVLLLTWPIRLVFRYFFGRKAPTKARFQRVVVLGLDGLDHGLTSTMLNEGKLPNLARLRDQGGFQALGSTLPPISPVAWSSFQTGVNPGKHNIFDFLVPDGQTYQPKMSSVEIRPPRPIWRIGKWSLPFYRPDIRLLRKSKPFWSILSDYGIFNCVIRVPITFPPEKLRGVQLSAMCVPDLRGTQGEFTHFTTKPLDANTCYGGETVSVSREGQIVASELTGPPHPTNPKSGSLKLPFRVTIHDHGHATLRIGNQTRKLKRGTYTDWVPVTFRCGMSVKISGVCRFLLLSDEPDFELYVTPINIDPEKPAMPIGYPSVYPVYLAKRQGPYATLGLAEDTWGLNEQVLDDEHFLEQCLETDRERESMFFDSLDKIPRGFCVCVFDGTDRMQHMFWRYHDPEHPARPETIPAEHANAIEDLYGRMDDLVGRTMKKCEGTDTLLMVLSDHGFNSFRRGIDLNRWLEQNGYLSVDESRRHEDYLAGINWQKTRAFAIGLTGIFLNLKDRFSQGIVEEGAEAEQLRNEIIERLSDLIDPVTNSKPIHRIYPAIHVYNGPYKTQAPDLIIGYARGYRVSWEAANGQTSNEIFHANTRAWSGDHCVDPSVVPGVLFCNHPVTGDRPRLLDIGPTILELFGITPPAYMDGKPLSVGTRNEAPPAEMCPQGSLK, encoded by the coding sequence ATGTCATTTGTGTCTTACCGCGCAAGCAAGTTTTCTCTGCAAATCGTCGTCTGCACCGGTCTGCTGATTCTGGCAATCCCCCAACCCGCGATGGCCTATGTCGGACCAGGGGCAGGGTTTGCATTGGCTGGTTCGTTTCTGGCGGTCTTTGCAGCCATTTTCTCGGCCTTCGTGCTGCTGCTGACCTGGCCCATCCGGCTTGTCTTTCGCTATTTTTTTGGCCGAAAGGCACCGACCAAAGCCCGATTCCAACGCGTCGTCGTGCTGGGACTCGACGGACTCGACCACGGACTGACGTCGACGATGCTGAACGAAGGCAAGCTGCCAAACCTTGCCCGCTTGCGTGATCAAGGTGGATTCCAGGCGTTGGGCAGTACCCTGCCTCCGATCTCGCCAGTCGCCTGGTCGTCGTTCCAGACCGGGGTCAATCCTGGCAAACACAATATCTTTGACTTCCTCGTGCCGGACGGACAGACCTATCAGCCAAAGATGAGTTCCGTCGAGATTCGTCCACCGCGACCAATCTGGCGAATCGGGAAATGGTCGCTTCCGTTCTACAGGCCCGATATTCGACTGTTGCGGAAGAGCAAACCGTTCTGGAGTATTCTGAGCGACTACGGCATCTTCAACTGCGTCATTCGCGTTCCAATCACGTTCCCGCCCGAAAAGCTGCGTGGTGTGCAGTTGTCGGCCATGTGTGTTCCCGATTTGCGAGGAACACAAGGTGAATTTACGCACTTCACCACGAAGCCACTCGATGCCAACACCTGCTATGGCGGCGAGACCGTTTCCGTATCGCGTGAGGGGCAAATCGTCGCATCGGAATTGACGGGGCCACCCCACCCCACGAACCCCAAAAGCGGTTCTTTGAAACTTCCGTTTCGTGTGACCATCCACGATCACGGGCACGCCACGCTGCGAATCGGCAACCAAACTCGAAAACTCAAACGAGGCACCTACACCGACTGGGTGCCTGTCACGTTCCGCTGTGGCATGAGCGTCAAGATCTCGGGCGTTTGCCGGTTTCTGCTGCTTTCGGACGAACCGGATTTCGAGCTTTACGTCACACCGATCAACATCGATCCGGAAAAGCCGGCGATGCCGATTGGCTATCCCAGCGTCTATCCGGTCTATCTGGCAAAACGACAAGGCCCCTATGCGACACTTGGGTTGGCCGAAGATACCTGGGGACTGAACGAGCAGGTCCTGGACGACGAACATTTCCTGGAGCAGTGTCTGGAAACCGACCGCGAACGCGAATCGATGTTTTTCGATTCGCTCGACAAGATCCCGCGGGGATTCTGCGTCTGCGTGTTCGACGGAACGGACCGGATGCAGCACATGTTTTGGCGATACCACGACCCCGAACATCCCGCGCGGCCCGAAACCATCCCGGCCGAACATGCCAATGCGATCGAAGATCTTTATGGCCGGATGGACGACCTCGTCGGGCGAACCATGAAGAAGTGCGAAGGCACCGATACCCTGCTTATGGTGCTCTCCGACCACGGATTCAATTCGTTTCGCCGGGGCATCGACTTGAACCGCTGGCTGGAACAGAACGGATATCTGTCTGTCGATGAATCGCGGCGTCACGAGGACTATCTCGCGGGAATCAACTGGCAAAAAACCCGTGCCTTTGCGATCGGATTGACGGGAATCTTTCTGAATTTGAAAGATCGATTCTCGCAAGGCATCGTCGAAGAAGGTGCTGAAGCCGAGCAGCTTCGAAACGAGATCATCGAACGGTTGAGTGACCTGATCGATCCGGTCACAAATTCCAAACCAATCCATCGGATCTACCCAGCCATTCACGTCTACAATGGCCCCTACAAGACACAGGCTCCTGATCTGATTATCGGGTACGCGCGCGGATATCGAGTCTCGTGGGAGGCGGCCAATGGACAGACCAGCAACGAGATCTTCCATGCCAACACGCGTGCCTGGAGCGGCGATCATTGCGTCGATCCTTCCGTCGTGCCTGGGGTCCTGTTTTGTAACCATCCGGTGACCGGGGACCGGCCCCGGCTGCTGGATATCGGACCGACAATCTTGGAACTCTTTGGCATCACTCCTCCGGCCTATATGGACGGGAAACCACTTTCGGTTGGCACACGCAACGAGGCACCACCAGCGGAAATGTGCCCACAAGGGTCTTTGAAATGA
- a CDS encoding alkaline phosphatase family protein — translation MTAPQNQGVNRRTLLKGATAATLAAAATGAASYWLGSITRASRSLGKKVIVIGIDGMDPRLSSSLMKQGLMPNFVKMSSQGGFSNLGTSTPPQSPVAWANFINGAGPGSHGIFDFIHRHPHNQCQPFYSAAETMPGEGGWDIGDHRLQFDFWPFEHQPPKTVLRRQGVPFWDYLDAVGIPSTFYDLPANYPPSPSQHGHHRCLSGMGTPDMLGGYGTYQYFSEDGPQKPLDEAGGKRSKLRFIGETAKCKLVGPENGMLKTPSPIVIDFQIHRDRTANGIVVEIQGKKILLNPGMWSPWTKVDFPLTGPSFVPTAHISGICRFHLMEGSPNHRLYVTPINIDPSAPAVPISEPGHFIQDISKDLGLFYTTGFQEDHKARTNGVFQDDEFLRQASQVLDERLQLLEYAIENYDDGLLFFYFSSSDLQSHMFWWDSDERHPIRSNPEAQKYYAHVKSLYQKLDAIIGDLNDRYGSRATILVMSDHGFANFGRQFNLNSWLRDNGYLGPRECTSIMDDIDWASTRAYGLGINGLYLNLKGRERDGVVEPGDEQEALLKQLVTQLESVKDVDGKSVIRGVYRSDQIYTGDATALAPDLIIGYRRGFRASWETCLGGLTPAVLLDNDSAWSADHCADALEVPGLICCNRPIRAENPSLVDLAPSILEDFGLPKPSTMSGRSIFSS, via the coding sequence ATGACAGCGCCGCAAAATCAGGGAGTCAACCGACGAACGCTGCTGAAAGGGGCTACCGCGGCCACGCTGGCTGCGGCGGCAACCGGTGCCGCATCGTACTGGTTGGGTAGCATCACTCGCGCTTCTCGCAGTCTGGGCAAGAAAGTCATCGTCATCGGGATCGACGGGATGGATCCCCGGTTGTCGTCGAGCCTGATGAAACAGGGACTGATGCCCAACTTTGTCAAAATGAGCTCGCAAGGTGGCTTTAGTAATCTGGGAACCAGCACACCCCCGCAGAGCCCCGTGGCCTGGGCCAATTTTATTAACGGAGCGGGACCGGGCTCGCACGGGATCTTCGACTTCATCCACCGCCATCCTCACAATCAGTGTCAGCCATTTTACTCGGCCGCCGAAACGATGCCGGGTGAAGGCGGGTGGGACATTGGCGACCACCGCTTGCAGTTCGATTTCTGGCCGTTCGAGCATCAGCCGCCCAAGACCGTCCTGCGACGCCAGGGGGTTCCGTTCTGGGACTATCTTGATGCCGTGGGGATTCCCTCGACGTTTTACGATCTTCCCGCCAACTATCCCCCCAGCCCTTCGCAACATGGCCATCACCGCTGCCTGAGTGGAATGGGCACGCCGGATATGCTGGGCGGATACGGAACGTACCAGTACTTCAGTGAGGACGGACCGCAGAAGCCGCTCGATGAAGCCGGCGGAAAACGGTCGAAGCTGCGGTTTATCGGCGAAACCGCCAAGTGCAAACTGGTCGGCCCCGAGAACGGGATGTTGAAGACCCCTTCGCCGATCGTGATCGACTTTCAAATTCACCGCGATCGAACGGCCAATGGAATCGTCGTTGAGATTCAGGGAAAAAAGATCCTGCTGAACCCGGGAATGTGGAGCCCCTGGACGAAGGTGGATTTTCCATTGACTGGTCCTTCGTTCGTCCCGACCGCGCATATCAGCGGAATTTGTCGGTTCCATCTGATGGAAGGAAGTCCAAATCATCGCCTGTACGTGACGCCGATCAATATCGATCCCTCGGCACCGGCCGTGCCGATTTCGGAACCGGGACACTTCATTCAAGACATCTCGAAGGATCTGGGTCTGTTCTACACAACGGGCTTTCAAGAAGATCACAAAGCTCGCACGAATGGCGTGTTTCAGGATGACGAATTCCTGCGGCAAGCCAGTCAGGTCCTTGATGAACGCCTGCAACTGCTGGAATACGCGATCGAGAACTATGACGACGGGCTGCTGTTCTTTTACTTCTCCAGCAGCGATCTGCAGTCGCACATGTTCTGGTGGGATTCGGATGAGCGGCATCCCATCCGTTCGAATCCCGAGGCGCAAAAGTACTACGCGCATGTCAAATCCCTCTATCAGAAACTTGACGCCATCATCGGTGACCTGAATGACCGCTATGGCAGCCGCGCCACGATTCTGGTCATGAGCGATCATGGGTTCGCCAACTTTGGTCGACAGTTCAATCTCAATTCGTGGCTCCGTGACAACGGATATCTGGGCCCGCGCGAGTGTACGTCGATCATGGACGATATCGACTGGGCCAGCACCCGCGCGTATGGGCTGGGAATCAACGGGCTGTATCTCAATCTGAAAGGCCGCGAGCGTGACGGTGTTGTTGAACCGGGTGACGAGCAAGAGGCGCTGCTGAAGCAGTTGGTGACGCAACTGGAATCCGTCAAGGATGTCGATGGCAAGTCGGTGATTCGCGGCGTCTATCGGTCGGACCAGATTTATACCGGCGATGCGACGGCACTCGCCCCCGACTTGATCATCGGCTATCGCCGCGGTTTCCGTGCGTCGTGGGAAACCTGTCTGGGAGGACTGACTCCCGCGGTGTTACTCGACAATGACTCGGCCTGGAGCGCCGACCACTGCGCCGACGCTCTAGAAGTTCCGGGACTGATTTGCTGCAACCGGCCAATTCGAGCGGAAAACCCGTCGCTGGTTGATCTCGCCCCGTCAATCCTGGAAGATTTCGGTTTGCCTAAACCGTCCACCATGTCCGGGCGAAGTATTTTTTCGTCGTAA
- a CDS encoding sulfotransferase domain-containing protein, whose translation MTSTSDIYIVSGLPRSGTSLMMQMLHRGGLEVMTDQIRMADVDNPKGYFEFEAVKSIEEDASWLPQSRGKVFKMISLLLYQLPATEHFRVLFMERDLEEILQSQEAMLRRLQRPAIPRDQMREAFTIHLEQFNNWLKGRPEMSVLRVGYKDLIEAPARQAERINEFLGTSLDIEAMANAIDPDLYRNRNSEGR comes from the coding sequence ATGACTTCGACATCCGACATCTATATCGTCTCGGGTTTGCCTCGATCCGGGACGTCGCTCATGATGCAAATGCTGCATCGCGGCGGTCTCGAAGTCATGACCGATCAGATTCGTATGGCCGACGTCGACAATCCGAAAGGCTATTTTGAGTTTGAAGCGGTCAAGTCGATCGAAGAGGATGCGTCGTGGCTGCCGCAATCGCGAGGCAAGGTCTTCAAGATGATCTCGCTGCTGCTGTACCAGCTTCCCGCCACAGAGCACTTTCGAGTTCTGTTCATGGAACGGGATCTGGAAGAAATTCTGCAATCCCAGGAAGCAATGCTGCGGCGTTTGCAGCGACCGGCCATCCCGCGCGATCAGATGCGTGAGGCATTCACGATCCATCTGGAGCAATTCAACAACTGGTTGAAGGGGCGTCCAGAGATGTCCGTCCTTCGAGTCGGATACAAGGATTTGATCGAAGCCCCTGCACGGCAGGCGGAGCGAATCAACGAATTCCTGGGAACATCGCTCGACATTGAGGCGATGGCCAACGCGATCGATCCCGACCTTTACCGGAACCGAAATTCCGAAGGACGCTGA
- a CDS encoding heparan-alpha-glucosaminide N-acetyltransferase domain-containing protein — MSSSIPTAPKPSLRLTSLDQFRGYTMLGMLLVNFIGGYKAVSPRILLHTHDYCSYADTIMPHFLFAAGFALRLSLGRRMEAGGKMPWGRAIRRILGLALVAIIWYGYCDWGGVVHKFNTMTPLNALGALFKRDLFATLLHIAVTSLWILPVITSKWTVRFWYMIASGLLHVVISYWFNYEWVYSDPTGIDGGPLGFLTWAVPALCGTLACDAVKASGIQATTRIALCGVGVMLVGWLMSMGTVLYNVPADQIEVDPPAATTPADATTPATEPAPAATEPAAGAEPPKTESTIETPAAAEPPPAGSSTEDSAGPVVADLAPADGKPISEPPHAHDVPPNSPAAEDAPVFKKSSLDPKKYAPDPVLPTMARIKAWDGSIVEPPFVPPPDLKHRKWNYWMMSQRGGTLSYPTFAAGVSLVIYAFFLWFSDGLKIQIGMLRTLGTNSLAAYILHDIAGWIFDPLIKPHYDALVKEGSLGMAGVWAWGGLVAFTLFVYGICRLFERLGWYIRV; from the coding sequence ATGTCATCCAGTATTCCTACCGCTCCCAAACCTTCACTGCGTCTGACGTCGCTCGATCAGTTTCGTGGATACACGATGCTGGGCATGTTGCTCGTCAATTTCATTGGAGGGTACAAAGCGGTTTCACCGCGGATCCTGTTGCACACGCATGACTATTGCAGTTATGCCGACACGATCATGCCTCATTTTCTCTTCGCGGCCGGATTCGCACTCCGCCTGAGCCTGGGGCGACGCATGGAAGCGGGCGGCAAGATGCCGTGGGGTCGCGCCATTCGACGCATCCTCGGACTCGCACTCGTCGCCATCATTTGGTACGGATACTGTGATTGGGGTGGCGTCGTCCATAAGTTCAATACGATGACCCCGCTCAATGCACTGGGAGCCCTCTTCAAACGCGATCTGTTTGCCACGCTGCTGCATATCGCCGTCACGTCCCTTTGGATTTTGCCGGTGATTACGTCGAAGTGGACAGTTCGCTTCTGGTACATGATCGCGTCGGGCCTGTTGCACGTGGTGATTTCGTATTGGTTCAACTACGAATGGGTCTACTCCGACCCAACGGGGATTGACGGTGGCCCGCTGGGCTTCCTGACCTGGGCGGTACCGGCCCTCTGCGGAACACTCGCCTGCGACGCGGTCAAGGCGTCGGGAATCCAGGCCACGACTCGCATCGCGCTGTGCGGAGTGGGTGTCATGCTCGTCGGCTGGCTGATGTCGATGGGAACGGTCCTTTACAACGTTCCGGCTGATCAGATTGAAGTCGATCCTCCGGCCGCGACCACGCCAGCGGATGCGACCACCCCCGCCACCGAGCCTGCGCCGGCTGCAACAGAACCGGCTGCCGGTGCTGAACCGCCCAAGACAGAATCGACCATCGAAACACCCGCGGCGGCCGAGCCACCACCGGCCGGTTCGTCGACCGAAGATTCGGCCGGGCCGGTCGTTGCCGATCTCGCGCCAGCAGATGGCAAACCGATCAGCGAACCGCCACACGCGCACGATGTGCCGCCGAATTCGCCCGCCGCCGAGGACGCACCCGTCTTCAAAAAGTCGTCGCTCGATCCGAAAAAGTACGCCCCCGACCCGGTGTTGCCAACAATGGCGCGGATCAAGGCCTGGGATGGTTCGATTGTCGAGCCACCCTTCGTCCCACCGCCAGACTTGAAGCACCGCAAGTGGAACTACTGGATGATGAGCCAACGCGGTGGCACGCTGTCGTATCCGACCTTTGCCGCAGGCGTGTCGCTGGTCATTTACGCGTTCTTCCTGTGGTTCAGCGACGGACTCAAGATTCAGATCGGGATGCTCAGAACGCTTGGAACCAATTCGCTGGCGGCTTACATCCTTCACGACATAGCGGGATGGATTTTTGATCCCCTGATCAAGCCACACTACGATGCCCTGGTCAAAGAAGGATCGCTGGGTATGGCGGGAGTCTGGGCCTGGGGTGGGCTCGTCGCCTTTACGCTGTTTGTGTACGGGATCTGCCGGCTGTTCGAGCGCCTGGGCTGGTACATCCGCGTGTGA
- a CDS encoding acyltransferase family protein, whose protein sequence is MHEPIAAVPASSPRLTSLDQFRGYTMVGMILVNYLGAYKEVTPRLFRHTNDYCSYADTIMPHFFFAVGFAMRLSLGKRIEAGGKMPWGRAIRRILGLALVAIVWYSITDLSDIIKQFQTKPTGVVLHTLFKGLYFQTLMHIAATSLWILPVIATSWKTRLGYTVMSALIHFLISWWFNFAWVQSSPGGIDGGPLGFFSWAIPTLSGTIACDTVRTWGQGAARKLTFAGLGVMLFGWALSNGTVLYNVPPGQDEAMVAAQAASSAADRFPIDPKKFSSDPVVPTWDRIKSWDGTLVEPPFVPPPDFHHRRLNYWMMSQRTCNLSYTIFSAGLSLLVYAIFLVICDGMHFRLGLFRTLGTNSLAAYVLHDVAIWIVSPFVVRNSRSVALVLAGYVVVTLLVYGACRFLEWKKWYLRV, encoded by the coding sequence ATGCATGAACCCATTGCAGCCGTTCCCGCGTCGTCGCCGCGACTGACATCTCTGGATCAGTTCCGCGGCTATACGATGGTCGGCATGATTCTGGTCAACTACCTGGGTGCCTATAAAGAAGTCACACCGCGACTGTTTCGGCACACGAATGACTACTGCAGTTACGCCGATACGATCATGCCGCACTTCTTTTTTGCGGTCGGATTCGCGATGCGGTTGAGCCTTGGCAAGCGGATCGAAGCGGGCGGAAAAATGCCGTGGGGCCGCGCCATTCGGCGGATTCTGGGGCTGGCACTGGTCGCCATCGTCTGGTACTCGATCACCGATCTGTCGGACATCATCAAGCAATTTCAGACCAAGCCGACGGGTGTCGTGCTGCATACGCTGTTCAAGGGACTTTATTTTCAAACCCTGATGCACATCGCCGCCACGTCTCTGTGGATTCTGCCCGTCATCGCCACGAGCTGGAAAACGCGACTCGGCTATACGGTGATGTCTGCGCTGATCCATTTCCTCATTTCCTGGTGGTTCAATTTCGCCTGGGTCCAGAGCAGTCCTGGTGGAATCGACGGTGGTCCGTTGGGTTTCTTCTCATGGGCGATTCCGACGCTGTCTGGAACGATCGCTTGCGACACGGTGCGCACGTGGGGCCAGGGCGCCGCCAGAAAACTCACCTTCGCGGGACTCGGCGTGATGCTGTTCGGTTGGGCCCTTTCCAATGGAACCGTCCTGTACAATGTTCCTCCTGGGCAGGACGAAGCCATGGTCGCCGCGCAGGCCGCATCGTCTGCCGCGGACCGATTTCCGATTGACCCCAAGAAGTTTTCTTCGGATCCGGTGGTCCCCACCTGGGACCGGATCAAATCCTGGGACGGGACACTCGTCGAACCCCCGTTCGTACCCCCGCCCGACTTTCATCACAGGCGATTGAACTACTGGATGATGAGTCAGCGGACCTGCAACCTGTCGTACACGATCTTCTCTGCGGGATTGTCGCTGCTCGTCTACGCCATCTTCCTTGTGATCTGCGATGGCATGCATTTCCGACTGGGCCTGTTTCGCACGCTGGGAACAAATTCGCTTGCGGCCTATGTCTTGCATGACGTGGCCATTTGGATCGTCTCTCCGTTCGTCGTACGCAACTCTCGGTCCGTCGCTCTCGTTCTGGCTGGCTATGTCGTTGTCACGCTGCTGGTCTACGGTGCGTGTCGTTTCCTGGAATGGAAGAAGTGGTACCTACGCGTCTGA
- a CDS encoding AAA family ATPase, protein MAGWTSLKAIRNLSREWRGEPEGFAFSTLEAAMSALGQPTSRWSGYSGTGARVTEVFIFQRPDGTRNVRHVSRHEGRWYLDWPKPPYLLFERESIRRAERVVVCDDEEAASLAQKWGLGAGTTSLGGLPWIARTDWAPLADKEVVILPRRCPDGACYGALVAQRALDVGARSVKVVEIPDRVDGENFADWLNRTLDDTQQQQRIDELLELIAATAQCLKCPVSEILRSHNRVRCLSDVEPADLTWVMDELIPAASLTLITGEPGSGKSLAILDIVARVTRGDALVNVPPAVDSPGGDESLARQSDRVSSKRKATNGPQEVVPARSINPRSSSGTVLLCVPEGALERSVHRTLAARGADLRQIYGLSLPMDLSKAISVDGGSTETQRVASDRCAWLLEQELIRLHDAGTPCRLVVIDPFFISTRSTTDDVAATLFVDRLVEFANRYGAAVVLVSAANPLPHRTSRRRLNRGDEVLLSKVASAWTIENHRTTGRWCGLIPVKTNFCESPSALEFLIEDDRVEWRYHDYPPNDSLRSSHLKWRPHASELDQAIDWLQTTLAQARMRSVEVKEEGKQMGFSEITLRRAFRALNGFAKKEKGSGQWYWQLAEYDYGRMLPVRKGH, encoded by the coding sequence ATGGCGGGGTGGACTTCGCTGAAGGCGATTCGAAATCTGTCGCGAGAATGGAGGGGGGAACCTGAGGGTTTCGCCTTTTCAACTTTGGAAGCGGCGATGTCCGCTCTGGGACAACCGACCTCTCGCTGGTCGGGCTACTCGGGGACGGGAGCCCGAGTGACCGAGGTGTTCATCTTCCAGCGGCCGGACGGCACGCGGAATGTCCGGCATGTCTCACGACACGAGGGCCGCTGGTATCTCGACTGGCCCAAGCCACCTTATCTCTTGTTCGAACGTGAATCCATTCGTCGCGCGGAACGCGTGGTCGTTTGTGACGATGAAGAGGCAGCCAGTCTGGCCCAAAAATGGGGGCTCGGTGCAGGTACGACGTCGCTGGGAGGATTGCCGTGGATCGCGCGGACCGACTGGGCTCCGTTGGCCGACAAAGAGGTTGTGATCCTGCCGCGTCGGTGTCCTGACGGAGCGTGCTATGGCGCCCTGGTCGCGCAGCGTGCGCTGGACGTGGGGGCACGTTCCGTCAAAGTCGTCGAGATTCCCGATCGGGTTGATGGCGAAAACTTCGCGGATTGGTTGAATCGGACACTCGATGACACGCAGCAGCAACAACGCATTGACGAATTGTTGGAATTGATTGCGGCGACCGCGCAATGTCTGAAATGTCCGGTTTCCGAGATTCTTCGCAGCCACAATCGAGTGCGGTGCCTCTCGGACGTGGAGCCCGCAGACCTGACCTGGGTCATGGACGAACTGATTCCAGCGGCCTCGCTGACGCTGATCACAGGCGAACCCGGAAGCGGTAAGAGTCTGGCCATTCTCGATATAGTGGCCCGCGTCACACGTGGTGACGCACTGGTTAACGTACCGCCAGCCGTGGACTCACCGGGAGGGGATGAGTCTCTCGCCCGGCAGTCCGATCGAGTCAGTTCGAAGCGGAAGGCAACGAACGGCCCTCAAGAGGTTGTGCCGGCACGTTCCATCAATCCCCGATCATCGAGTGGCACGGTGTTGCTCTGCGTCCCGGAAGGAGCACTGGAAAGGTCGGTCCACCGGACACTTGCCGCAAGGGGAGCTGATCTTCGTCAGATCTATGGTCTCAGTCTTCCCATGGATCTCAGCAAAGCCATTTCAGTCGATGGCGGTTCGACAGAGACTCAACGAGTCGCGTCCGATCGATGTGCATGGCTGTTGGAACAGGAACTCATCCGACTGCACGACGCAGGAACCCCGTGCCGGCTTGTCGTCATCGACCCCTTTTTTATCTCGACACGTTCGACGACGGATGATGTGGCCGCCACGTTGTTCGTCGATCGGCTGGTAGAGTTCGCAAATCGATATGGGGCCGCCGTGGTGCTGGTCTCAGCGGCGAATCCTCTTCCGCACCGGACGTCGCGTCGCCGCTTGAATCGAGGGGATGAGGTTCTGCTCAGCAAAGTTGCGTCGGCCTGGACGATCGAAAATCATCGTACGACGGGGCGATGGTGTGGGCTCATTCCCGTGAAGACGAATTTCTGTGAATCCCCCTCGGCACTCGAGTTCTTGATTGAGGATGATCGAGTGGAATGGAGATATCACGATTATCCACCCAATGATTCCCTACGTTCATCACATCTGAAATGGCGGCCGCATGCCAGTGAATTGGACCAGGCGATTGACTGGTTGCAAACCACACTCGCACAGGCGCGAATGAGGTCAGTTGAGGTAAAAGAAGAAGGGAAGCAGATGGGCTTCAGCGAGATCACCCTCCGGCGGGCGTTTCGTGCCCTGAACGGGTTCGCGAAGAAGGAAAAAGGTTCGGGCCAATGGTACTGGCAGCTTGCGGAATACGATTACGGGAGAATGCTGCCTGTAAGAAAGGGCCACTGA
- a CDS encoding DUF2239 family protein produces MQDQQLQGYTCFDGHRRLATGTLQSVALVVKRAMKAGAAGPVLIFDNSTGRSIDIDTRGRDDEVLARLPVVAVDDGSPSDAVADEEAKSDSRGRGRPKLGVVAREITLLPRHWDWLATQSGGASVAIRRLVEDARRTHADKDRMRKRHEAAYHFMSAIAGDLPGFEEATRALFANSQSTFESQIADWPVDLREHARHLAFPQE; encoded by the coding sequence ATGCAAGATCAGCAACTTCAAGGTTACACGTGCTTCGACGGCCATCGCCGTCTGGCAACCGGCACACTGCAATCGGTCGCACTCGTGGTGAAACGAGCGATGAAAGCCGGCGCGGCAGGTCCGGTACTCATTTTCGACAATTCGACCGGCCGCTCGATCGACATCGACACCCGGGGCAGAGACGACGAGGTTTTAGCCCGGCTACCGGTCGTCGCAGTCGATGACGGTTCCCCTTCGGACGCTGTGGCCGACGAGGAAGCAAAGAGTGATTCACGTGGTCGGGGACGGCCCAAGCTGGGGGTGGTGGCTCGCGAAATCACGCTACTGCCGCGTCATTGGGACTGGCTGGCCACTCAATCCGGCGGAGCATCTGTTGCGATCCGCCGCCTGGTGGAAGATGCACGCCGGACACATGCCGACAAAGACCGGATGCGAAAGCGGCACGAAGCCGCGTACCATTTCATGTCCGCCATCGCCGGTGATTTACCGGGCTTCGAAGAGGCCACTCGCGCTCTGTTCGCGAACAGCCAATCGACCTTCGAATCCCAGATCGCCGACTGGCCCGTTGATCTTCGTGAACATGCCAGACATCTGGCGTTTCCGCAGGAATAA